From the genome of Flavobacterium ovatum, one region includes:
- a CDS encoding 6-carboxytetrahydropterin synthase — MKVTISRKAHFNAAHRLYRKDWSFEKNDAIFGKCNNPNYHGHNYELIVSVTGAIDPETGFVVDVKILADIIKEEVENPFDHKNLNLDVPDFENLNPTAENIVVVIWNKIRKRIQPDLDLEIVLYETPRNFVTYKGE, encoded by the coding sequence ATGAAAGTAACGATCAGTAGAAAGGCACATTTCAATGCAGCGCACCGATTGTATCGCAAAGATTGGTCTTTCGAAAAGAATGATGCTATTTTTGGAAAATGTAATAACCCTAATTATCATGGACATAATTATGAGTTAATTGTGAGTGTGACAGGGGCAATTGATCCAGAAACAGGATTTGTTGTAGATGTTAAGATTTTGGCTGATATAATTAAAGAGGAAGTTGAAAACCCTTTTGATCACAAAAATTTAAACCTTGATGTTCCCGATTTTGAAAATTTAAATCCTACTGCAGAAAACATTGTAGTGGTGATTTGGAATAAAATTAGAAAAAGGATTCAACCTGATTTAGATTTAGAAATCGTTTTGTATGAAACTCCAAGGAATTTTGTAACCTATAAAGGAGAATAA
- a CDS encoding KpsF/GutQ family sugar-phosphate isomerase has product MITKEKILAIAKKTILSESDAIAKLTDFLDDNFYKATEAIYNSKGRLVVTGIGKSAIIAQKMVATFNSTGTPSLFLHASEAIHGDLGMIQNDDVIICISKSGNSPEIKILVPLLKRFGNTLIAITGNTSSFLAKGADYVLNTTVDKEACPINLAPTNSTTAQLVMGDALAVCLMEIRDFKPEDFAVYHPGGALGKKLLLKVSDMLEHTLKPIVAHDDSIKQVIFEISEKRLGVTAVVENNKVIGIITDGDIRRMLNDRDSFADLTAKDIMTKNPKVIHSTDMVVDALNILEDFKITQLIVVDNDEYQGVLHLHDILKEGII; this is encoded by the coding sequence TTGATAACTAAAGAAAAAATATTGGCAATTGCCAAAAAAACCATTCTATCTGAAAGTGATGCCATTGCAAAACTTACTGATTTTCTTGACGATAACTTTTACAAAGCTACAGAAGCTATTTACAACTCAAAAGGAAGATTAGTCGTTACTGGAATTGGAAAAAGCGCGATTATTGCTCAAAAAATGGTAGCTACTTTTAACTCCACAGGAACCCCTTCTCTATTCCTACATGCCTCCGAAGCTATTCATGGTGATTTAGGAATGATCCAAAATGATGATGTAATCATCTGTATTTCCAAAAGTGGAAACAGCCCTGAAATTAAAATTTTAGTTCCTTTATTAAAACGTTTTGGAAATACTTTAATTGCAATCACAGGAAATACTTCCTCATTTTTAGCCAAAGGAGCCGATTATGTTTTGAACACTACTGTTGACAAAGAAGCTTGCCCTATAAACCTTGCGCCAACAAACAGTACTACCGCTCAGTTAGTGATGGGTGATGCATTGGCGGTTTGTTTAATGGAAATTCGTGATTTCAAACCTGAAGATTTTGCTGTCTATCACCCTGGAGGTGCCCTAGGTAAAAAACTACTTCTTAAAGTAAGTGACATGCTTGAACATACTTTGAAACCAATAGTTGCTCATGATGATTCTATTAAGCAAGTTATTTTTGAAATTTCAGAGAAAAGACTTGGAGTTACTGCAGTAGTTGAGAACAATAAGGTTATTGGAATCATCACTGATGGTGATATCCGAAGAATGCTTAATGATAGAGACTCATTTGCTGATTTGACTGCGAAAGACATAATGACTAAAAACCCTAAAGTGATCCATTCTACAGATATGGTTGTAGATGCTTTAAACATACTTGAAGATTTTAAAATCACTCAATTGATCGTTGTTGATAATGACGAATACCAAGGAGTGCTACATTTACACGATATTTTAAAAGAAGGAATAATATAA
- the tatC gene encoding twin-arginine translocase subunit TatC has translation MAKKNLNEMSFLDHLEDLRWLLVRSTIAIIVMAFFTYFISDYLFDTIIFGPTRPTFFTYVYMCDLSHQLGFAESICITEMPFIIQNTEMEGQVNVFIWICLLAGFILAFPFILWEIWKFISPALYQNEKKNAKIFIFFSSLLFFMGVLFGYFIVIPMSVNFVATFTVSSVVLNQFTLNSYIGMVKTSVLASGLFFELPIIIYFLTKLGLVTPSFLRTYRKYAIVLVLIIAAIVTPPDVVSQTIVAIPMLLIYEASIFLSVFVHKNKK, from the coding sequence ATGGCAAAGAAAAACCTAAACGAGATGTCTTTCTTAGATCATCTTGAAGATTTAAGATGGTTATTAGTAAGAAGTACCATTGCCATTATTGTAATGGCTTTTTTCACTTATTTCATAAGCGACTACCTATTTGACACTATTATATTCGGTCCTACTAGACCTACTTTCTTCACTTACGTCTATATGTGTGACCTATCACATCAATTAGGCTTTGCTGAAAGTATCTGTATTACTGAAATGCCTTTCATTATCCAAAATACAGAAATGGAAGGACAAGTAAATGTTTTTATTTGGATCTGTCTTTTAGCAGGATTCATCCTTGCTTTTCCATTCATTTTATGGGAAATATGGAAATTCATTAGCCCCGCGCTTTATCAAAACGAAAAGAAGAATGCTAAAATATTCATCTTTTTCTCTTCCTTACTTTTCTTTATGGGAGTCCTATTTGGTTATTTTATAGTCATTCCTATGTCAGTTAATTTTGTGGCTACTTTTACAGTTAGTAGCGTTGTACTGAATCAATTTACGTTGAACTCTTATATTGGAATGGTGAAAACCTCGGTGCTTGCTAGTGGATTATTTTTTGAGTTACCAATAATCATTTATTTCTTAACCAAACTTGGATTAGTAACTCCGAGCTTTTTAAGAACCTATCGTAAGTATGCTATTGTATTAGTACTAATTATTGCTGCAATTGTTACTCCTCCAGATGTAGTAAGTCAAACCATTGTAGCTATTCCGATGTTATTAATTTACGAAGCGAGTATCTTTCTATCGGTATTTGTTCATAAAAATAAAAAATAA
- a CDS encoding PorV/PorQ family protein: MCSSNYSQTVRKYSNEFMNIGVDAAALGMANSVVSSTNDVNSGYWNPAGLVNLEDHQVSLMHANYFANIAQYDYIAYASPIDENSAWGISLIRFGVDDILNTTELIDSQGNIDYNRISLFSTADYGFTFSYARRLPIKGFQYGVNAKIIRRVIGKFASAWGFGFDAGLQFERNNWKFGFMARDITTTYNVWNINEKEYKKVSNAVAGQNQELPESTEITAPKLQLGLSKKFIFHYDYSLLAATSLNMRFTQTNDIISTKFASIDPAIGFEFGYTDLVFVRAGVGNFQNVEQLDSSKKVEFQPNIGLGFKYRGIQVDYALTNLGNQNTTLYSNIFSLKVDLGQFRR; encoded by the coding sequence ATTTGCTCTTCAAATTATAGTCAAACCGTTAGAAAATACTCTAACGAATTTATGAATATTGGTGTAGATGCTGCTGCTTTAGGAATGGCTAATAGTGTTGTTTCATCAACTAATGATGTGAATTCTGGCTATTGGAATCCAGCTGGTTTGGTCAATTTAGAAGATCATCAAGTCTCTTTGATGCATGCCAATTATTTTGCCAACATAGCCCAGTACGATTATATTGCTTATGCTAGTCCCATTGACGAGAACAGCGCTTGGGGAATTTCATTAATTCGTTTTGGAGTTGATGACATTCTAAATACTACTGAATTAATTGATAGCCAAGGAAACATTGACTATAATAGGATTAGTCTCTTCTCAACTGCAGATTATGGATTCACCTTTTCCTATGCAAGACGATTGCCTATAAAAGGATTTCAATATGGAGTAAATGCTAAAATCATTAGACGTGTAATAGGTAAATTTGCCAGTGCTTGGGGGTTTGGTTTCGATGCTGGATTACAATTTGAACGTAATAATTGGAAATTCGGATTTATGGCTAGGGATATTACAACGACTTACAACGTTTGGAATATAAATGAAAAAGAATATAAAAAAGTATCCAATGCTGTTGCGGGACAAAACCAAGAATTGCCTGAGTCAACTGAAATTACAGCTCCAAAATTACAACTAGGACTTTCTAAAAAGTTTATTTTTCACTATGACTACAGTCTTTTGGCTGCGACAAGTTTAAATATGCGTTTTACTCAAACTAATGATATCATCTCAACAAAATTTGCTAGTATTGACCCTGCTATAGGGTTTGAGTTTGGCTATACTGATTTAGTATTTGTTCGCGCAGGAGTGGGGAATTTCCAAAATGTAGAACAATTAGACAGCAGTAAAAAAGTAGAATTCCAACCTAATATTGGATTAGGATTTAAATATCGAGGAATACAAGTTGATTATGCATTGACTAATCTAGGCAATCAGAATACAACTTTGTACTCGAATATTTTCTCATTAAAAGTAGATTTAGGACAATTTCGAAGATAA
- the lptB gene encoding LPS export ABC transporter ATP-binding protein has translation MILRADNLIKTYKGRSVVKGISVEVNQGEIVGLLGPNGAGKTTSFYMIVGLVKPNSGNIYLDDLNITDYPMYKRAQHGIGYLAQEASVFRKLSIEDNILSVLQLTKLSKEAQIAKMESLIEEFSLEHIRTNRGDLLSGGERRRTEIARCLATDPKFILLDEPFAGVDPVAVEDIQRIVAQLKNKNIGILITDHNVQETLAITDKTYLMFEGGILKAGVPEELVEDEMVRRVYLGQNFELRKKKIDF, from the coding sequence ATGATTTTAAGAGCTGATAATTTAATAAAAACATATAAAGGACGTAGTGTTGTAAAAGGCATTTCGGTAGAAGTGAATCAAGGTGAAATCGTGGGGCTTCTTGGCCCTAATGGAGCCGGAAAAACCACTTCTTTTTATATGATTGTAGGATTGGTTAAACCCAATTCAGGAAACATTTATCTTGACGATTTGAATATTACGGACTATCCGATGTACAAACGTGCACAACATGGTATTGGTTATTTAGCTCAAGAAGCATCTGTTTTCAGAAAATTGAGTATAGAGGATAACATTTTGAGTGTTTTACAATTAACAAAACTGTCTAAAGAGGCGCAGATTGCCAAAATGGAAAGTTTGATTGAAGAGTTTAGTTTGGAACACATCCGCACGAATCGTGGGGATCTACTATCAGGTGGCGAGCGCCGTCGTACAGAGATTGCTCGTTGTTTAGCTACTGACCCTAAATTCATCTTGCTAGATGAGCCATTTGCAGGAGTTGACCCAGTGGCCGTAGAAGATATTCAGCGAATTGTAGCACAATTGAAAAACAAAAATATTGGTATTCTTATTACCGATCATAACGTTCAAGAAACGCTAGCGATTACCGACAAAACATACTTAATGTTTGAAGGTGGGATTTTAAAAGCGGGAGTTCCTGAAGAATTAGTAGAGGACGAAATGGTGCGTAGAGTCTATCTTGGACAAAACTTTGAATTGCGTAAAAAGAAAATCGATTTTTAA
- the idi gene encoding isopentenyl-diphosphate Delta-isomerase, translated as MIEENVILVNEKDEQIGLMPKLEAHEKAVLHRAFSVFVLNNKNEMMLQQRASHKYHSPLLWTNTCCSHQREGETNLQAGGRRLFEEMGFQTELKELFHFIYKAPFDNGLTEHELDHVMIGYYNEVPVVNKEEVQDWKWMTIEAVQTDIGLHPESYTAWFKIIFEQFYHFIEENKV; from the coding sequence ATGATAGAAGAAAATGTAATATTAGTTAACGAAAAAGACGAGCAAATTGGTTTAATGCCTAAATTGGAAGCTCATGAAAAAGCGGTTTTACATCGTGCTTTTTCGGTTTTTGTTTTAAATAATAAAAACGAAATGATGCTTCAGCAAAGAGCATCGCATAAATACCATTCCCCGCTACTTTGGACAAATACTTGTTGTAGTCATCAGCGAGAAGGTGAAACAAATCTTCAAGCCGGAGGTCGAAGGTTATTTGAGGAAATGGGATTTCAAACGGAGTTAAAAGAATTATTCCATTTTATATACAAAGCCCCATTTGATAACGGATTGACGGAACATGAATTAGATCATGTGATGATTGGGTATTACAATGAAGTTCCAGTTGTTAATAAGGAAGAAGTACAAGATTGGAAATGGATGACGATTGAAGCTGTACAAACAGATATAGGATTGCATCCGGAGAGTTATACAGCATGGTTTAAGATTATTTTCGAACAATTTTATCATTTTATAGAAGAAAATAAAGTTTAA
- a CDS encoding glycoside hydrolase family 25 protein: protein MRKKMVRRKPVTRKKKKLSIFYKNLLRLSVVIFSCALIMGIVYHYRNGLAYYFSFKTDKVLEENAENKRLSDIRNHQVLGKLEGKSIGIDVSEYQGDIHWNELKTIDNDFPIHFVFIRATVGCDRLDKRFKDNWTAAKENKLIRGAYHYYRPNENSLEQADLFIKTVHLKKGDLPPVVDIERLSENQSMQRLKLGLRRWLERVESHYKVRPIIYTGEKYYDDFLKKEFSDYLFWIANYNFYREKIEDDWLFWQFTEKASASGIKGSVDVNIYNGDLQQLQFITVD, encoded by the coding sequence ATGAGAAAAAAAATGGTTCGCCGAAAGCCTGTTACGAGGAAGAAGAAAAAGTTATCTATTTTTTATAAAAACTTATTGCGACTTTCTGTCGTGATTTTTTCATGCGCTCTAATAATGGGGATTGTGTATCATTATCGGAATGGATTAGCCTATTATTTTAGTTTCAAAACAGATAAAGTATTAGAGGAAAATGCTGAAAATAAAAGACTTTCGGATATTCGAAATCATCAAGTTTTAGGAAAGCTAGAAGGTAAATCTATAGGAATTGACGTTTCTGAATATCAAGGGGACATACATTGGAATGAGTTAAAAACGATTGATAACGACTTTCCTATTCATTTTGTTTTTATTCGGGCTACGGTTGGTTGTGATCGGTTGGATAAAAGATTTAAAGACAATTGGACTGCAGCCAAAGAAAACAAGCTAATTCGTGGCGCCTACCATTATTACCGACCCAATGAAAATTCCTTAGAGCAAGCAGATTTGTTTATTAAAACAGTTCATTTGAAGAAAGGAGATTTACCTCCCGTGGTAGATATCGAAAGATTGTCTGAAAATCAATCTATGCAACGATTAAAACTAGGGTTAAGGCGCTGGTTAGAAAGAGTAGAGTCACATTATAAAGTAAGACCAATTATCTATACAGGTGAAAAATATTATGATGATTTCTTGAAAAAAGAATTCAGCGATTACCTGTTTTGGATTGCCAATTACAACTTTTACCGAGAAAAAATTGAAGACGATTGGCTCTTCTGGCAATTCACTGAAAAAGCTTCTGCTTCAGGAATAAAAGGTAGTGTGGATGTCAATATTTATAATGGCGATTTACAGCAGCTGCAGTTTATCACTGTGGACTAA
- a CDS encoding CDP-alcohol phosphatidyltransferase family protein: MTIKKHIPNLITLLNLFSGCIALVFATQSNFEFAFYFVCLGIFFDFFDGFFARMFKVSGPLGLQLDSLADMVTSGVVPGYVMFSMLSNSQNEMTANPLFAYLGFIVTLGSCYRLAKFNIDTRQTDSFIGLPTPANALFILSLPLVLQSSSSLLTLEILTNQWVLLSIVLGSAYILNAEIPLFSLKLKKFNLKDNLVQIIFLLFSFLLVLFFHFAGIPLLILFYVLLSVVNNQWVKKK; encoded by the coding sequence ATTACTATCAAAAAACACATTCCGAATTTAATTACGTTATTGAATCTTTTTTCAGGTTGTATTGCTTTAGTATTTGCTACCCAATCTAATTTTGAATTTGCTTTTTACTTTGTTTGCTTAGGAATATTTTTTGATTTTTTTGATGGATTTTTTGCTCGTATGTTCAAAGTGTCTGGTCCTTTAGGATTGCAATTAGATTCTTTGGCTGATATGGTTACCAGTGGAGTTGTCCCAGGGTACGTTATGTTTTCAATGTTGTCTAATTCTCAAAATGAAATGACGGCCAACCCTCTTTTTGCTTATTTAGGTTTTATTGTAACCCTAGGCTCTTGTTATCGATTGGCTAAGTTTAATATTGATACACGTCAAACGGATTCGTTTATCGGATTACCTACTCCAGCTAATGCTTTGTTTATATTGAGTTTGCCTCTAGTCCTACAGTCCTCCAGTTCATTACTGACATTAGAAATTTTAACCAATCAATGGGTCCTTTTAAGCATAGTCTTAGGAAGTGCTTATATTCTTAATGCCGAAATACCATTGTTTTCGCTAAAATTAAAAAAGTTCAACTTAAAGGACAATCTAGTTCAAATCATTTTTCTGCTTTTTTCTTTTCTATTAGTGCTCTTTTTTCATTTTGCAGGGATACCATTATTGATACTTTTTTATGTATTGCTTTCTGTGGTGAATAATCAATGGGTTAAGAAGAAGTAG
- a CDS encoding FAD-dependent protein — protein sequence MPQELLIQVTPEIASNESLLKDFIGKKIKVAVNEIQHVVILKRSIDARQKVIKINLKVAVYLKGETFQENKIELPDYPSVVNSQEVIVVGAGPAGLFAALQLVELGLRPIVIERGKDVKGRRRDLKAINRDHIVDEDSNYCFGEGGAGTYSDGKLYTRSKKRGDVTRILELLVAFGATPDILVEAHPHIGTNKLPQIIQDIREKIIECGGKVLFGTRVIDVLTKNDEIEGVVTQTGETILANKMILATGHSARDIFELLDRKKIFIEAKPFALGVRAEHPQSLIDQIQYSCDFRGELLPPAPYSIVKQVGGRGMYSFCMCPGGVIAPCATSPGEVVTNGWSPSKRDQATANSGIVIELKMEDFKPFAKFGALAGMEFQKSIEQKAWHLAGETQKVPAQRMVDFVQNKVSSEIPKTSYVPGTTSVEMGQVFPGFLSQILREGFSEFGKSMKGYLTNEAILHAPESRTSSPVRIPRDEITLEHLHIKGLYPCGEGAGYAGGIISAAIDGEKCALMIAQSLKK from the coding sequence ATGCCTCAAGAACTTCTCATACAAGTCACGCCCGAGATAGCCAGTAATGAATCTTTACTAAAAGATTTTATTGGTAAAAAAATAAAAGTAGCTGTAAATGAAATACAGCATGTTGTTATTTTAAAAAGATCTATTGATGCTCGTCAAAAAGTAATCAAAATTAATCTCAAAGTAGCTGTTTACCTTAAGGGAGAAACTTTTCAAGAAAATAAAATTGAATTGCCTGATTATCCTTCCGTGGTCAATTCCCAAGAAGTAATTGTTGTAGGAGCAGGACCTGCTGGTCTTTTTGCAGCTTTGCAATTGGTTGAACTAGGATTGAGGCCTATCGTGATAGAAAGAGGGAAAGATGTGAAAGGCAGAAGAAGAGATTTAAAAGCTATCAATAGAGATCATATAGTTGACGAAGATTCCAATTATTGTTTTGGTGAAGGTGGTGCAGGAACCTATTCGGACGGTAAATTATACACTCGTTCCAAAAAGCGGGGTGATGTTACTCGGATTCTTGAATTACTGGTGGCTTTTGGAGCAACTCCAGATATATTGGTAGAAGCACATCCGCATATTGGAACTAATAAGTTACCACAAATCATTCAAGACATTCGAGAAAAAATAATCGAATGTGGTGGAAAAGTGCTTTTCGGAACAAGAGTAATAGATGTTTTGACTAAAAATGATGAAATAGAAGGAGTCGTTACCCAAACTGGCGAAACGATTTTGGCTAATAAAATGATTTTAGCAACGGGTCATTCTGCACGTGATATTTTTGAATTATTAGATAGAAAAAAGATCTTCATTGAAGCTAAGCCTTTTGCCTTGGGTGTTCGTGCAGAGCATCCTCAATCTTTAATTGATCAAATTCAGTACAGTTGTGATTTTAGGGGCGAACTTTTACCGCCTGCTCCTTATAGTATTGTAAAACAAGTAGGAGGTAGGGGAATGTACTCGTTTTGTATGTGTCCTGGCGGAGTGATTGCGCCTTGTGCTACGAGTCCTGGAGAAGTCGTAACCAATGGTTGGTCTCCGTCCAAGCGGGATCAAGCTACAGCAAATTCTGGAATAGTCATCGAATTAAAGATGGAAGATTTTAAACCTTTTGCGAAATTTGGTGCATTGGCTGGAATGGAGTTTCAAAAAAGTATCGAACAAAAAGCATGGCATTTGGCAGGGGAAACTCAAAAGGTCCCTGCGCAACGCATGGTTGATTTTGTGCAAAATAAAGTTTCAAGTGAAATACCAAAGACTTCTTATGTTCCAGGAACCACTTCGGTTGAAATGGGACAAGTATTTCCAGGGTTTTTAAGTCAGATTTTAAGAGAAGGGTTCTCCGAATTTGGGAAATCCATGAAAGGCTATTTGACTAATGAAGCTATTCTTCATGCCCCAGAATCAAGAACTTCTTCTCCAGTAAGGATTCCTAGAGACGAAATCACATTGGAACACCTACATATAAAAGGATTGTATCCATGTGGAGAAGGTGCTGGTTATGCAGGAGGAATTATCTCTGCAGCAATTGATGGCGAAAAATGCGCTTTGATGATTGCTCAAAGTCTTAAAAAATAA
- a CDS encoding RecQ family ATP-dependent DNA helicase, which yields MNSNEIDIHKELKKYFGFSQFKGLQEPVIKGLLNKQNTFVIMPTGGGKSLCYQLPALIQEGTAIVVSPLIALMKNQVDAIRSLSSESGVAHVLNSSLTKTEITQVKKDITSGLTKLLYVAPESLTKEENVAFLKGVTISFVAIDEAHCISEWGHDFRPEYRNLKNIIKQIGDVPVIGLTATATPKVQEDILKNLDMSNATTYKASFNRPNLFYEVRTKTKNVESDIIRFIRQHKGKSGVIYCLSRKKVEAVAEVLKVNGISAVPYHAGLDAKTRARHQDMFLMEDVDVVVATIAFGMGIDKPDVRFVIHHDIPKSLESYYQETGRAGRDGGEGHCLAYYSYKDVEKLEKFMSGKPVAEQEIGFALLQEVVAYAETSMSRRKFLLHYFGEEFDDVTGDGADMDDNVRNPKAKEEAKDQVVKLLEVVRDTKHIYKSKEIVFTLIGRVNAMIKAHRTDVQPFFGCGTKFDEKYWMALLRQVLVAGYLAKDIETYGIVKINDKGLDFIKNPSSFMMSYDHEYNETEDEAIVSASKVTAAIDENLMSMLRELRKKEAKKIGVPPFVVFQDPSLEDMALKYPISIEELVNIHGVGEGKAKKYGKEFINLINRYVEDNDIIRPDDLVVKSTGTNSVNKLYIIQNIDRKLSLDDIAKAKGLTMDALIKEMEQIVYSGTKLNIKYWIDDLLDEDQQEEIHDYFMESESDNIEGALKEFDGDYDLDELRFMRIKFISEVAN from the coding sequence ATGAATTCAAACGAAATTGATATCCATAAAGAATTAAAAAAATATTTTGGTTTTAGCCAGTTCAAAGGCTTACAAGAACCAGTAATCAAAGGTTTACTCAATAAACAGAATACATTTGTAATTATGCCCACTGGTGGCGGTAAATCACTTTGTTACCAGCTCCCTGCTTTGATACAGGAAGGTACGGCTATTGTGGTCTCACCACTAATAGCCTTAATGAAAAATCAAGTTGATGCCATTCGTAGTTTGTCATCAGAGAGTGGGGTAGCGCATGTTTTAAATTCTTCATTGACCAAAACTGAGATAACCCAAGTTAAAAAAGATATAACATCTGGTCTAACAAAATTGCTTTATGTAGCTCCAGAATCTTTAACTAAAGAGGAAAATGTAGCATTTCTAAAAGGAGTAACTATTTCTTTTGTAGCGATTGATGAAGCACACTGTATCTCAGAATGGGGACATGATTTTAGACCAGAATACCGAAATTTAAAAAATATTATCAAACAAATAGGAGATGTGCCTGTTATAGGTCTTACGGCTACTGCCACTCCAAAAGTACAAGAAGACATTCTGAAAAATTTAGATATGTCCAATGCAACTACCTATAAAGCTTCTTTTAATAGACCCAACCTGTTTTACGAAGTGCGTACTAAAACAAAGAATGTAGAATCGGATATTATTCGATTTATTCGTCAACATAAAGGGAAATCAGGAGTTATATATTGTTTAAGTCGTAAAAAAGTAGAAGCCGTTGCCGAAGTTTTAAAGGTGAATGGTATTAGTGCTGTTCCTTATCATGCTGGATTAGATGCTAAAACAAGAGCCAGGCACCAAGATATGTTTTTGATGGAAGATGTTGATGTTGTGGTAGCCACAATTGCATTTGGAATGGGAATTGACAAACCGGATGTTCGTTTTGTTATTCACCATGATATTCCTAAATCTCTAGAAAGTTATTACCAAGAAACAGGTCGTGCTGGTCGTGATGGAGGTGAAGGACATTGCTTAGCGTACTATTCTTATAAAGATGTAGAGAAGTTAGAAAAATTTATGTCCGGAAAACCGGTGGCTGAACAAGAAATTGGTTTTGCTTTACTTCAAGAAGTAGTAGCGTATGCTGAAACTTCTATGTCAAGAAGGAAATTTCTATTGCATTATTTCGGGGAAGAGTTTGATGACGTAACAGGTGATGGTGCGGATATGGATGACAATGTTCGAAATCCAAAAGCAAAGGAAGAAGCCAAAGATCAAGTAGTTAAATTACTTGAAGTAGTTAGGGATACAAAACATATTTATAAATCCAAAGAAATAGTATTTACATTAATAGGAAGAGTTAATGCAATGATCAAAGCTCATCGTACAGATGTACAACCTTTCTTTGGTTGTGGTACAAAGTTTGACGAAAAATATTGGATGGCATTATTACGTCAAGTATTAGTCGCAGGCTATTTGGCTAAAGATATAGAGACCTATGGTATTGTAAAAATAAATGACAAAGGATTAGATTTTATTAAAAATCCGTCTTCGTTTATGATGTCTTATGATCATGAATATAATGAAACGGAAGATGAAGCAATTGTTTCAGCCTCAAAAGTCACTGCTGCCATTGATGAAAACTTGATGAGCATGCTTCGCGAATTACGAAAAAAAGAAGCTAAAAAAATTGGAGTCCCTCCTTTTGTCGTTTTTCAAGATCCATCTTTGGAAGATATGGCTTTGAAATATCCCATTTCAATCGAAGAATTGGTAAATATTCACGGTGTTGGAGAAGGAAAGGCCAAAAAATATGGTAAGGAATTTATCAATTTAATCAATAGATATGTAGAGGATAATGATATTATTCGTCCAGATGATTTAGTGGTAAAGTCAACAGGAACCAATTCAGTAAACAAATTATATATTATTCAGAATATTGATAGAAAATTGTCACTTGACGATATCGCCAAAGCAAAAGGTTTAACCATGGATGCTTTGATTAAAGAAATGGAGCAAATTGTTTATTCAGGGACTAAATTGAATATTAAATACTGGATTGACGACCTATTGGATGAAGATCAACAAGAAGAAATCCATGACTATTTCATGGAGTCAGAATCCGATAACATTGAAGGCGCCTTAAAGGAATTTGATGGAGACTATGATTTAGACGAATTACGTTTTATGCGTATCAAGTTTATAAGCGAAGTGGCTAATTAG